The sequence below is a genomic window from Pelagibaculum spongiae.
CTAATCGTGCTAGGGCTCTGGTAGTAGGTTCTAAATCGAGCTGCGAGGCAGGCAAATTAAATTGCTGGCTTAATCTGCGCACTTCTGCTGCCATTTGCCCCATATACATCGTCAAATAACCATTACGAATTAAATCACCATTAATATCTGGCTCAACTAACTCGACATGATGGCCGAGGGCTTGCAACAACTTTGCAGTGTGCTCCACTGCATCAATACAATCTTTAGCCACCGGGCTGCCAATCGGCGATGTAACGGAAAAGCCTATCTTTAACTGCTTTGGCGGCGTTCCCATTGCTGCCCGCCAGCTATCAGGCCGTATTGCAGTAGGCCAACCATCGCCAGCGCAGCTAGCAGCAGAAATATCTAACATCGCTGCGCTATCTCGAACCGAGCGTGTCAGCACATGCTCGACCGCTGCGCCCTCCCAGATTTGACGAAAATCTGGACCAGTTGGAATCAAGCCTCGACCCGGCTTAAAACCAAATAAACCACAACAACTGGCAGGAATGCGAATCGAGCCACCGCCATCACCACCCGACGCCATCGGTAAAATACCACTGGCAACTGCCGCTGCAGAACCGCCGCTAGAACCACCTGGGGTTAATGACAAATCCCACGGATTACGACAAGCACCAAAAGCCTTTGGCTCAGTAATCCCCATCAAACCCATTTCTGGGGTATTGGTTTTGCCGAAAATAATCAGTCCAGCCTGTTGCCAGCGCTTAACTAGATCTGAGCTATGGCTACTTTGAAAGTTTTTTAATGCATTACTACCATTGGTAATCGGGGTGCCTTTCAGTTGAGCCAACAGATCTTTCAACAGAAAAGGAACGCCACTAAAAACACTACTTTGATTAGTTTGCGGCAATGCATTTAACGACTGGCTAGCAAACTCCGGCAAGTCACGAATAATGGCATTAATTTTCGGATTAACCTGAGCAGCACGAGCGCGTGCTTCATTCAACAA
It includes:
- a CDS encoding amidase: MTGFAEYTEYDAIGLAQLIAKKQITAAELLNEARARAAQVNPKINAIIRDLPEFASQSLNALPQTNQSSVFSGVPFLLKDLLAQLKGTPITNGSNALKNFQSSHSSDLVKRWQQAGLIIFGKTNTPEMGLMGITEPKAFGACRNPWDLSLTPGGSSGGSAAAVASGILPMASGGDGGGSIRIPASCCGLFGFKPGRGLIPTGPDFRQIWEGAAVEHVLTRSVRDSAAMLDISAASCAGDGWPTAIRPDSWRAAMGTPPKQLKIGFSVTSPIGSPVAKDCIDAVEHTAKLLQALGHHVELVEPDINGDLIRNGYLTMYMGQMAAEVRRLSQQFNLPASQLDLEPTTRALARLGETVTAGEYVTAINGWNLLGRKMGQFHQEYDLLLTPTLGDAPQPVGSLYPSKAEELSMKLLAIPGIPRLAIKAGLLEQMSYDALSKAPFTQLSNLTGAPAMSVPLYWNQNNTPIGVQLMAAVNNEGLLFSVAHQLEQAQPWFDQVSPLFQSHQCAQVQQSVAS